CCCACAAAGCAGTCAAGCTGCTTTGCTGTGTTTGTGGTTTTTCCGCTTCGTCTTTCGACCAGCGATAAAGACGGGTAATGCGGGCTTTAATTTCTTTCAGCAGTTTGTTGTCGGCGGCGATCTGTCGGTTTACTTCCCCCTTGTCGGTGCGGATACCGCGCTTTTCCATTTGGCTGGCAGCTGGCCCCAGATGGACAGAGGGGATTTTATCAATGCCCTGCCGCTTGTAGCTGCGGTGGTCAATGCGCTCCGGTCTACCGGCAGATTCCAGCGCCCGGTTGGTGTAGGCTGCCCACGCTGCCCGCCAAATCTCCACATTTCCTTTATCGTTCCAGTCGGTCGTATCCTCCCGATGATTTTTCCAGCCGCCTTTCCCATCCGGGATACGCTGTCCGTTCTCGTCCAGATCGTATGCCTTGCGGCACTTTGCGCCCCACTGTCCATTTTCTTTCAGAGGCCGGAGCGTCAGCATGATATGGACATGAGGATTGCCGGTTCCCTTGTCATGGATAGCAAAGTCGGCACACATTCCTTTGTCTACAAAGTTGTCCTTCACATAGGCACGCACAAGGGCAAGCTGTTGTTCGCCGGACAGTTCACGGGGCAGGGCTGCTTCGATCTCGCGGGCAAGCTGACTGTCCCTTGCTTTCTCGATTTGCTCCACGCTGTTCCAGAGGATAGAACGGTCTGCAAATTCCGGCGGGGCGTGGGCGGGCAGCATGATCTCCGCATGGACAATGCCGCCTTTCCGGGTGTAGTCGTGGGTCATTCCATCCCATTCATTTGTCATCTTGGTTCCGCTGCGGTAAGCAGCTGCGGCAACGGCAGAACGGCCTGCGCTGCGCTTGATGATACTGACGGGGATATGACAGAAATCTATGGGGAACACCTCCTTTCAGTGAGGGGATAACAGGCTCTGTGGAGCCGGACAAACGCAAAGCGGGTGTTTGGCTGTGCAGAGCGCACAAGGGGTTTGGGGAGCGTAGCTTCCCATCGCGGACGAAGTACGCAATGTCCCCGGCAGGGCGCACAGCACCGGCAACGGTGTATAAGTGCGCCCTTGTAAACAAGGGACTTATGGCGTGTCCCCGGATTTTGGAAGGATTGCAGTCAATTCCACAGCCCCCGGAAGGTGGGACAGGGCAATCAGAAATGCTTTGACCTCTGCGCCGGAAAGGTTAGGAGCCAGCGGGAAAATCCCCTCTAAAATGGCTCCGCGCTCAATCAAGCGGCGGGTGCGAACCCTGCGTTCTTCATTCCGCTGCTTGTTCTCTAAAATCTTCTTGCGGTTTTCAAGCTGCCAGATCTCCTTCAGGACTTTCTCCCGTTCTTCTTTTGAGGGGTGGGCTGTAATTTTTTCGTTCATGTCATGCACCTCTTTTCTTTGGAAACGCTCATAGATTGACCGTCCATTTCTGACGCGCAAAGTACCGGCGTAGCCCCCGCAGTGCAGCGTGGATGGATTTTCCCGCCTGCGATGGTGTGATACCCTCCATTGCGGCAATATCTTTCACTTTCATACCCAGCATATAGCGGGCATGGACACGGCGAGCCTGCATAGGCGGCAGAGAGGAAATGGCTTCGTACAATCGCCGTATCAGTTCTTCGTATTCGGCTAATTCCTCTTTTTCTATCAGATGATCCTCTGGCGATGGCTGCGCCCAGCCGATTGCAGCATTTTCGATTCCGTCGTTACAATCGAGGGAGTAAAACGCCTTATATCGGAACATCTTGCGCTCTCTGGAAGCCTCGGCCCTCTTATCCAGAAGAAACGCTTCGACGATCTCATCGGACACCTCCACAAAAATGTCCTCTTTGCAAAATGGATAATATTGTTTGAGATTGATGGTCTGCATAGGCACGCCCTCACTCTGTTTGAAAAAGGTCATCATAGCAGCGGCGCATATTCCGCAGACCTCGACGGATGGCAACGCTGACCTTGCTGCTGTGGATGCCCTCTCTCCGGGAGATTTCCGGCTGCTTGATACCGGCAATGTAGTAGGCGTGAACACGGCGGGCCTGTGTCGGAGTGGCATGAGCCAGAGCCGCAGGCAGAGCTGCAATCAGGTGCAGGCGGGTGGTCATTTCTTCTCGTTCCAGCAAAATATCTTCCGGCGATCTGCTGTGTTCCAGTGCGTAATTTTCCAGCCAGCTGTATGCGTCCAGAGAGTAGTAGGCGCGGTGGTAGACTTTCCGACGCTCATAGTTCTCCATCTCCCGCTGGGCCTGATACATCGCTGCCCATACCTCGTCCGTAACATCCACAAACTCGTCATGCCGGTAGTGGGGATACATCCACCGCAGATTGATTGTTTTCATAGGCTTACCTCCTGAAAATTGGAGAGGCGGGCAGCTCGTCCGCTGTCCGCCCCTCGCTGAGATAAGGGAAATGATCCCTTTCACTTGGTAGCCAGAAAACAGGTCATTCGTTAAGCCTGTTCCCAAAGAAATTTATAAATTTTTTTCTGACCGCCTCCACACTTTGATACACAGCCACTTTGGAGCAGCCGCACAGCACACCGATCTCTGCAAGGCTCAGTCCGTCAAGCGCGTAGAGCAGGAACCGGCGGCGCTGGGCCTCGGTACAAGTGTCCAGAACTGCCATCAGCTCATGCAGCGTTTCCATGCGGCAAAGGTATTCTTCCGGCGTTTCGCCGTAGGCTCCTACGCCCTCGGTGGTAATGATGTACTCGTCAAACTCCCGGCCATCCCAATGCCGCCGCTGTTCATGGAACAGGTTCTCCGTTTTGTGATCGGCCCGGTCAAGAAATTCATAGACTTCCAGCGTGATCTCCACGGTCACAGCTTGTCCGTTATAATTGATGGTAACTTCCATCTGCCTTTCCTCCATTCAGATTTTTTCGGGAAAATCTGAATGGGGTGGTGGAGAACGGCACCGGGGATAAAGTTCGGGCCATGCTGACCCGATGTTCCGGCTCCATAGGGACAAAAAAGCGCCCGGACGGCATAAAGCCATACGAGCGTCATGGAATATATTTTGCTGTTTAATTACATGGTATAGTGCATACCACCGGCCGCATTGCTCCGCTGCTGGGAACAGGCTTTTTTTAGCTGGTGCAGGTCATGGGTGCTGTGAAAATAGGCAAAAATAGACACGGCGGCAATCCTCCTATATGCCGCCGTGGATTTACACGGTGTTAGGTCGTCGTTGGTTTAGGATAGGCGAAAAGAAACGGCGGCTCTGATTTCTCAAAACCGCCGCCAGAGTATGTAGAGTAAGCGCACAAAATCAACCTGCCCAGCTACGGTTTTTTTCTTTCCCCGTTGGGCGGGGCAGGCTCTCGTCGTATATTGAAATAAAAAAGGACCGATAACCACAAGTGAATTTACCTTGTGTATTATCGGCTCTGCGTCTGTGCGTCTGGCTCTTGAACGATGGATAAATTTAGTTTTCTTACTGTAATCAGGGTTTCATGTTTGCATTTAGGACAATATAACGGAAAGTTTTCCAGTACTGTATCATCGCGGATTTTCAATCGCGTTTTGCTGCCGCAAAAGGGGCATAAAATCCATTCTATCTTCATGTTATCTTCCTCTGTGCTTGGCTTTCTTCTTTTCCTGCCGTATGGCAAACTGACGGTCTTTCTCAGCCTCTTTCTGCTCACGGCTCTTGGTTTTCCGTTCCAGCTTACATTGCTCATGCTGGAGTTTCAACGCCTGCTGTGCCTTTGTGCCAATGCCTTTATCTTGCAGTTGACTTTGGATTTCGCGCTGCATTCGTTTGGGATTGATTTTTCGCTCTATGGCTACTTCGGTCTGGATCGGGGGACTGAATTTCAATTTATGCCAATTCTTCAGCAGAAACTCATAGACCTCATAGTCTTTGGGCTCTGAACCAAAAGTGATTTTACATACCTCGTACTTACCGTTATCCGTTCTTTCGTATAGACCAATCCAAAATGGAGCTTCAAACAGGATGGTCAAACTGCTTTGGGGGACTGTGCTCATTCTTTTAAGAACTGCCCTTCAAAGTGATCCAGCCATTCCAAAAGGGCGCGATAGAGAAACTGCTGCTGCTCAAAAATCGTTCTCCCAACCAAAGGAATGTCTGTAAATTCCCGCGCATAGCCCTCGTTGGATTCAGCCGAGGACTGTATGCTCCGGCGCAAAGCCGAAACCAGCTCCAACGCTTCGGCCTTGTCCATCTTGTTCAAATTGGTAATAACCACATTGAAATCGAATAGCAAGGGTACTGGGCCAGC
This genomic window from Pusillibacter faecalis contains:
- the mobQ gene encoding MobQ family relaxase, which encodes MFPIDFCHIPVSIIKRSAGRSAVAAAAYRSGTKMTNEWDGMTHDYTRKGGIVHAEIMLPAHAPPEFADRSILWNSVEQIEKARDSQLAREIEAALPRELSGEQQLALVRAYVKDNFVDKGMCADFAIHDKGTGNPHVHIMLTLRPLKENGQWGAKCRKAYDLDENGQRIPDGKGGWKNHREDTTDWNDKGNVEIWRAAWAAYTNRALESAGRPERIDHRSYKRQGIDKIPSVHLGPAASQMEKRGIRTDKGEVNRQIAADNKLLKEIKARITRLYRWSKDEAEKPQTQQSSLTALWEAQQQLNTPRTRTGKIRALQESAALFSFLQVNGIQSMQQLHEKIADMNSRYYDLRGKIVKAERRIAILTERGEMWEQYNQYKSIHKQLAKVKPEKREQFEQRHSRELILYDAAARYLKELKDSGEGITPKAWQREIDQLTAGKQTDTLAMKSMREDLKAVERLRKTAEQLSRQERDKSHDRGPER
- a CDS encoding DUF3847 domain-containing protein; the protein is MNEKITAHPSKEEREKVLKEIWQLENRKKILENKQRNEERRVRTRRLIERGAILEGIFPLAPNLSGAEVKAFLIALSHLPGAVELTAILPKSGDTP
- a CDS encoding RNA polymerase sigma factor, producing the protein MQTINLKQYYPFCKEDIFVEVSDEIVEAFLLDKRAEASRERKMFRYKAFYSLDCNDGIENAAIGWAQPSPEDHLIEKEELAEYEELIRRLYEAISSLPPMQARRVHARYMLGMKVKDIAAMEGITPSQAGKSIHAALRGLRRYFARQKWTVNL
- a CDS encoding RNA polymerase subunit sigma-24 gives rise to the protein MKTINLRWMYPHYRHDEFVDVTDEVWAAMYQAQREMENYERRKVYHRAYYSLDAYSWLENYALEHSRSPEDILLEREEMTTRLHLIAALPAALAHATPTQARRVHAYYIAGIKQPEISRREGIHSSKVSVAIRRGLRNMRRCYDDLFQTE
- a CDS encoding RNA polymerase sigma factor, with product MEVTINYNGQAVTVEITLEVYEFLDRADHKTENLFHEQRRHWDGREFDEYIITTEGVGAYGETPEEYLCRMETLHELMAVLDTCTEAQRRRFLLYALDGLSLAEIGVLCGCSKVAVYQSVEAVRKKFINFFGNRLNE
- a CDS encoding cysteine-rich KTR domain-containing protein, which translates into the protein MKIEWILCPFCGSKTRLKIRDDTVLENFPLYCPKCKHETLITVRKLNLSIVQEPDAQTQSR
- a CDS encoding YjdF family protein, whose protein sequence is MSTVPQSSLTILFEAPFWIGLYERTDNGKYEVCKITFGSEPKDYEVYEFLLKNWHKLKFSPPIQTEVAIERKINPKRMQREIQSQLQDKGIGTKAQQALKLQHEQCKLERKTKSREQKEAEKDRQFAIRQEKKKAKHRGR